AGAcacgcgcagcgtccgaggcggggatcgagcgccaggcggtCGATCGAGGAGACAATGTCCGCCTGCGTGCACCGTGCAATGATATCGATCGAGGATTTCTTCATGCTCCAAAAcaccgcgacgcccgcctCTTCAAAGAGCTGTAGCGCATAGTACGACACGGATTTTTCTGCGACCACGACGTTCGGGCGCTGGTCGAGaatgcgcgcgacgaggatgcGGATAAACTCGTGCTCCTGCGCCATGATCGGCTCGAGCGACATGAGCTGGTTCGCGTTGCGGTGGTACTCGAGCGGAAAGGTAACGACCATGATGCGGGCGTTGCGCACCGGCAGGAACGACGCCATCTTTTTCGTTGCGACATTCTTCGTGCAAATGTACCCGTCGAGGAACTCGCAGTCAGAGATGCGGCCGCCCGGCATGCACTTGATCTTGACAAAGTTGCGGATGTCGGTCAGATAGGTgttgcgcgtgcgcatgcgTATGCGCTCAATGACCGAGAGGGCAAGCAGCTTGACCGTCTCTTTCCACTCTTGGACGTCGCCCatgtgctcggcgacgaggacctggTGCAGCATGCGCAAGAAGTacacgagcgacggcgcgccgagcgccgtcgaggtGACAAAGCGGGATGCTCCCCGCATGAGCTTCTgccgcgcggtgctgcggcgcacgggcgAGCCCGgcgtggtgcgcggcgtgacCGGCGACTGCGGGTCGGCCGGCGTTTCGTCGACGGCCTCTGGGGCCTGCGTCGTAGGCAAAACCTCGTCGAACGACTCTTctgcgagcgccggcggcacgtcgtccgcgtcgaggttcGCACGGAACGgcgccagctcgccgtcggccaactcgtcgccgaggctcGTCTCGGCGAGTTCCTCGTGGttcagcgcgtcgaccgtgGCCCAgtccggctcgtcgtcgtgcgaAGTGCGCCGGGGCAGCGTGTGTGCGTCCTGCGAAAAGAGCGTCGTGGCGGCAAACTGCGACTGCGGCGTCTGCAAGTCGCCGTACTCGGTCTCGGTCGGGGAGACGAATGtgggcgacgccgcctcggtcttgagcgcctcggcgcggtgctcggcatcgatcatctcgcggcggtcgtaCTCTTCGAGCATGTGCAGGCACTGGTTGCATGTGCGGATCGCCTCCTCGTGTCCAAACTTGGCGCCGGGCACAATATTCGAGCAGCACTTGTTGCAAAAGATCTGGCCGCAGATGCGGCAGTggtgccgccggcgcagcggcgtgaACGGAAGCAGGCAGTCGCGGCACTCTTTCGCCGTCTCGTCCGCCATCCAGTACTTGCGGCTGAGCCCCTCGCCACGGAAGCGCCGGATCCACGCATCGGCGCTGGGGTACGAAGGCCGAAACGAAAACGTGCTCACGGTGTCGTCGCCAATCTCGGAGCGCGGTGTAGGCGTCGAAAagagcgagcgcgtgtcatccagcacgtcgcggctCAGCGGAAAGCCGGGCACACTctgcgcgacctcggcctccGAGTCGGCCTCGGTGAGCACCGGGCTGcccggctcgtcggcggcatgcGACGATACCGAGGTGAAGGACGGCACCGGCGATGGCgcgaccgtgcgcagcggcacaaTCGCGCGCCCGggacgccgcgtgcgcttctctggcgacgcgctccgctcgggcgacgcgccactcggctcgtccggcacgtcgcgctcgggcgccgtGCTAAACGCATTCCGCATGCGATCAAACAGCGACGCAAATGCAAACGACGGCGGAGgccgctcctcgcggtCCTCTAGCAGGTTGAACGACAccagcgaggcgccgtcCGGCGGCCGCTCCGCGGGGATCGCCATGGTGGAGCGCACGGACCGGGATATCTGCAAATATCTACGAAGGGtatcgcgtcgagcgaaAAGCGCGGTCGACGTGGGTAATGAGGCGGatgccgtcggcgcggcgcagcgcgacgcagcggtGGTGCAAGAGATCCAGGTCGCggaagcgcagcgtcgggcgcgcggGGCTGAGCGAGGGGTACTGCCGGCTGCCGGCGCTCGGAGCGAggctcgcgagcgcgtcgagcgcgctcgacggcgggGGAACGGGCATCAGGTCGACCGGAGgggccggcgcgacgctcgtcacGGCCGTTGTTGGAGCTTTTGGTGGATAGAGGGCATAGaagctgcgcacgagctcgagggcgGCGTCAATGTCGTACGACTTGGCCTTGTTGCGGATCATGAGCGCCCACGCCTTGGACGTCGTCTTGGCGTCGGTGCCGTGGGCAGAGGACATGGGGTGGGcggtcgcgagctcggTCCACTGCGCCCatacgcgcgccgcgacggcgtcggcgtgggggcggtggcgctgcgcggcgcacgcctcgaggagcagcgcgtaGGTGTGCCCGttcggcgcgacgtgcgcttGCTGAAAGACGCCGTCGGggtcctcggcggcgtgcacgaccGCTGCGAGCTGGTGCTCACGGGGAAGGTGGTGCATCAGGACCGAGAGGAAGGCGTTGAGGAGGCGAGGCGTCGTGCGTACCGACGAGAGAGGATGTTCGAGGCCGGCGTCCGGAGAGGGGTCCTGGTCGGCGAGGATGCGTGCCATGAGTGCACgtacctcgagcaggacaTCCTTGGCAGTCTGGGGCATGTCGTGCGTGAATACGGTGGGATGGGGAGATGCTTCCGGAGACGTTTCCGAGCGTGTGTCGAGCGAGGTAGGGTCGTCGGCCTGGCTTTCTGGCTGGTTCTCGGGCTGGTCGTTGGTCTCGACACGAGTCTCTACCTCGTCGCTGGCCTCGCCCTTTGCGTCGAGTTTTCCACCCTCGTTGTCCTTGCCCTTGCCCTTGCCCTTCTCGCCATCCACCACACGAATATCCTTCTCCTTCAGCGGCGGCTCATACACCGCATACGTCCAAAAGATGTTCGACATGGTTTCTTCATTCACGCGGCAGTGCTCCGGCGCGCCATCCAACGCAAAGGCGACACGCAGCATCTCGGCCAAGACCCAGCGCGCGGTACGCAAATCGCCGGCCCGTGCACTGCcttgcagcagcgcattaAACGTGTACGTATCCGCCCAcaacgccgagcgcgcgccaggcgcaaGTACACGGTCCGGCTCGCCATCCAAGAGCTCACGCACGAGCCGGATCGCGTCCGTATAGtgctccttgcgccgcgcacaTGTCAGGATCAGGCTATCGTACACCTCCTTGTTCGGCCGGATCGCATAGTGCGTCGTCATCTCGCGAaagaggtcgagcgcacgctccgcgTCGGCTTCTGGTGCCCGCGCCCGTGTACCGGGCTGCGGCACACCAGCGGCACACGCCCGGATCATGAGGGCGTACACGGCCGCGTCCGGCACGGGGTGTGCAACGAGGCGCATGTGGTAAAAGAGCGACCATGCGATTGgatgcacggcgcgcatcggGTGCTTGACGAGGTGCTCCATGAGCATGGTATAGGCCGagatcggcgcggcctcggtcgTTTCCCAGTGCTGGAGGTACTCGAGTGCGGAAAAGAGACGGTCACTGTGGACGTACGCCTTGACCATTGCATGCTTgaccggcgcatcggccaCGAGGCCGACCTCTTGCATGCGCGCACTGAGCACGAGGcacgcatcgagcgcgccgcgcgtcgcgtacgtgtcgaggaggcgcgcgtacagcgccgcgctgggcTCGAGACCGCTTTGCGCCATGAGGTCGAGGGTATGCAGCGTCTGTGCGAGGTTGGTATCACGCGCACTGTCAACAGCGAGTGCCTGCCACTCTTCGGTGGGAACCGCAGGGAGCAGATCGTCGGGCTCGGATGGATTTTCCATCACCCAggtggcgaggcgctcgaggaggagcgtgcgctgcgcagtgcGCTCGTCAGAAGCGGCCCGAAGTGCCGTATCGAGTGGCTGGGAAGCAGTGGACTCTTCAACAGGAGCATTTTCATGCGCATCCCGCTCGACCGCTTCGATCGAGGCCGCGTCTGCAGcttcctcggcctcgttTTCGCCCCTGCCCACACCCAGCCGCATTGCCAGGCGCGTCAGCGCTTTGGGCGTCGCGTCCGGCAGCGATTTCGGCGCCTCCtccgcgggcggcggctcAATCATCTCGCGGTacatcgcctcgagcgtcgcatcgtcgagcggcggcagaTCCGCGGTGAGACGCGCGACTTCCTCCTGCTTCTCCACAAACTGCAGCTCTTtttcgagctgcgcaatctCCTGGctcagcagcgcctggcgagcacgcagcgtgccgctgcgtggcgtacgtgccgcctgcgccgtgcaCGCATGCAGGGGACGCACCGGCCGcacaaggcgcgccgcgacgtacgGCAGACGAGGTCGCCACATATGAAGCTTCCAAAGGTATCACGTGCTACTACTTGAGCAAGTCGAGTCCTGCAAACGGATCGTTGGACGCGGGGGGCGTGGGCTGTGCGGGCGTgggctgcgcggcaggctTAGAGGACGGCGCAGGGGTGGACGACATGCCGAGCGAGATCGGCTGCGAAGGCGTGTCGTCCCAGTCGCCGAGGAGGTCGAGAGCGGTCTGCTTTCCGGCGGCCTTGGACGTGGCCGGCGGCTGCGACGGCGGCTGCGGTGTCGACTGCCCCGACGCTGGCGTCGACGGGCCGATAGACAGGGATGCGAGGTCGTCCAGCGCAAAGCCCGACGACTTGGGctgcgccggtgcggcctcttcctcctcgtcaAAGGAAATCAGGTCGACCTTGGCCTTGCTGGCATTGGCCTTGGCCGTATCGCCCTGGACCATGGCGTCGTACCGCGCGAGGGTTTGGTTGATCAGGTCGTTTACCTCGAGGAacttggcgagctgctcggaCTCTTCCTCCTCTGCCTGGCCGACCCACTTTTGGAGGCGCGGCTGAACGCTGCGCAGGTTGGAGGCCACCTGGTCGTAGGCATCACCCGAAACAAACTTTTCCGTAGGCTTTGCCTGGTCGAGCATATCGTTGAGGAGCTTGATGCGTGCCTGGACCTTTTCGAGCTCCTTGACGACCTGGGCGGTCTGGACGCTCgactcgggctcggcgccggacATGACCTTCATCAGCTcttgcgcctgctgcaggtcgcgcggcgtaccGCGACGGATGAGCTCCTGGAGCTTGGCgccctgcgcaaggcggtTTTCTTCTTCGAGCTCTTCCGGGGACTGCAGCGAGTGCTCCGTGTTGAGGACAGCGGCGTTGCGTGCATCGACCTTTGGGAAGCGGTAGCCTTTGTACATAAGAAGGCGATGCATGTCGCGGATGTGTACGAGGTCCTCCTTGTGCTTGCTCGTGACGCACAGCGTCTGGCGCCATTCGTGGATCATCTCGAGGATCTTGCTCATCACCGGGCTAGGGTGCATCGGCGGACGCTCGGGGAACcgacgcacgagctcgtTGAGAAACTCTTTTGTGCCGAGCTGGAGGTGCACGGGATATCCACAATTTTTGACGAGGATATCCAGGAGCTGCGTTAGAAGAGCGACGTACGTGAAGGCCAAGCAGACCGACGTGCGGCAGCCGCGAATTGATCTTGGCAACGACCTCGAacacggcctcgcgcgcactGTATTAGCATAGATACGTACGAATTTGCGCGCTTCGTGTTCACATagtcggcgagctccaGCTCGACCGACAGGTTGGGGTGGTCCAGACTCGAATCACAGCAACGTTCTGCGTTAGATGGGGTACGTACCGACAAACGTCTGGACCGGCGTCAGGCGCACATCAAAATCAAGGTTGCGCGTGCCCCACTcgggcgcatgcgcgccgccagggCCGCCCATGTAGGGCCGCGGTgggccgtcgcgcggccggTAGTTGTACATTGCCGTCCTCACcaagccgcggcgcgcattgCCACGTGTTTATGCTCCACATGGAAAACCGGCTGGTATGCCTCCACACCGCACGCCCCAGAAGGCGGAGGCTGTGGATTAGCGCGTATGCAATGCTATGGCGATAGTACTTGGAGGAAAAGTTAGCGAATGTGACTGAAGAATAGGATATTGAAGAATGACATCTCAAACCTCTGAGAACGAAAACAAATCTAAATCTGTCTTCGTCCGATTATTCGATCCGCTCGGTCCACTGGAAGGAGTCATGGCCTGTACGGATCCCTTGTCGTCATCCTCGATAGGGCTCTCATTCTAGCGTAAGCAAAATAGTAAACATACGTCAGCTCTGATAATTTCCTCCATCAACTCTTGTGCTTTCCGAAGATCCATCGGTGTGCCACGGCGAACGTGTTCTTGTAACAGCTTTGTGAATGACACGAGACGTACCGCATGTCTCCGGAGGGAAGCTAATGCTGCCGTACTTCCTGGTGAATCCGAGTTGTACTGTAATGAGCTACATCCACGCACTGCATCATTTAATTTTGCAACTGCTTGTGGATCGGGATCTGGGAATGCGTACTCTAATGTCAGCAGGATGTACTCACTGTTGAGCTTCATGGTCATACATCGTTTACGAATACTAGTAAAATCATTTTTGTATTTGCTGTGTTGGGCAAACGTTTGATCCCACAAATTCAGTAAATACAATTTCTTCGCGCTGACACGGTCGTATTTTTCCGTGCCCTCGGGGCGAGTTGGAATAAACCTTTTCAAAAACTCATTTGATGTAACCTGTAGATGCATTGGGTAGCCACACTCCTGTACCAATACATCCAAAAGCTTTGTCAGCCGAAGAGTACCCACCTCGGAAGCCAATTCTGCACTCCGTGTACTCTTTTCGCCAAAAAATGAAGACATCATATTGTTTAAGTATGACGCAGCATAATATGAACTGATGCGTTAGCTCCTTCGACACTTACGTGTTCTCTTGCTTTTCGTTCAGAAACGACACCAGGTCATCAACGAAAGGGGGGTACAGCGTTTCTGAGCTAGGGTCACAACAATTGCCTGGTGAATACTTGGTTAGACTCACGAATACAGTCTTGGACTATCTCTTTGTTGGACTTGTCTGATAATTTCGGATCACCACTCGAGGAAAAATTCGTCTTTTGGTTGTACATGGCCGGGAAGTCAAAAGTTTCATTTCGCGAGCGGAACCAACGTTTCATTGCGCGAACCAATTAACGAATCTGACCCACGGACCTCCACTTGTGGAGAAATTTCGCGACCTGCATGTGCAGCTTATGCATTGCCATGC
The sequence above is a segment of the Malassezia japonica chromosome 6, complete sequence genome. Coding sequences within it:
- a CDS encoding uncharacterized protein (EggNog:ENOG503Q53W; COG:S); its protein translation is MWRPRLPYVAARLVRPVRPLHACTAQAARTPRSGTLRARQALLSQEIAQLEKELQFVEKQEEVARLTADLPPLDDATLEAMYREMIEPPPAEEAPKSLPDATPKALTRLAMRLGVGRGENEAEEAADAASIEAVERDAHENAPVEESTASQPLDTALRAASDERTAQRTLLLERLATWVMENPSEPDDLLPAVPTEEWQALAVDSARDTNLAQTLHTLDLMAQSGLEPSAALYARLLDTYATRGALDACLVLSARMQEVGLVADAPVKHAMVKAYVHSDRLFSALEYLQHWETTEAAPISAYTMLMEHLVKHPMRAVHPIAWSLFYHMRLVAHPVPDAAVYALMIRACAAGVPQPGTRARAPEADAERALDLFREMTTHYAIRPNKEVYDSLILTCARRKEHYTDAIRLVRELLDGEPDRVLAPGARSALWADTYTFNALLQGSARAGDLRTARWVLAEMLRVAFALDGAPEHCRVNEETMSNIFWTYAVYEPPLKEKDIRVVDGEKGKGKGKDNEGGKLDAKGEASDEVETRVETNDQPENQPESQADDPTSLDTRSETSPEASPHPTVFTHDMPQTAKDVLLEVRALMARILADQDPSPDAGLEHPLSSVRTTPRLLNAFLSVLMHHLPREHQLAAVVHAAEDPDGVFQQAHVAPNGHTYALLLEACAAQRHRPHADAVAARVWAQWTELATAHPMSSAHGTDAKTTSKAWALMIRNKAKSYDIDAALELVRSFYALYPPKAPTTAVTSVAPAPPVDLMPVPPPSSALDALASLAPSAGSRQYPSLSPARPTLRFRDLDLLHHRCVALRRADGIRLITHVDRAFRSTRYPS
- the GGA2 gene encoding ARF-binding protein (EggNog:ENOG503NV9I; BUSCO:EOG09261KZ6; COG:U), which gives rise to MYNYRPRDGPPRPYMGGPGGAHAPEWGTRNLDFDVRLTPVQTFVERCCDSSLDHPNLSVELELADYVNTKRANSAREAVFEVVAKINSRLPHVGLLGLHLLDILVKNCGYPVHLQLGTKEFLNELVRRFPERPPMHPSPVMSKILEMIHEWRQTLCVTSKHKEDLVHIRDMHRLLMYKGYRFPKVDARNAAVLNTEHSLQSPEELEEENRLAQGAKLQELIRRGTPRDLQQAQELMKVMSGAEPESSVQTAQVVKELEKVQARIKLLNDMLDQAKPTEKFVSGDAYDQVASNLRSVQPRLQKWVGQAEEEESEQLAKFLEVNDLINQTLARYDAMVQGDTAKANASKAKVDLISFDEEEEAAPAQPKSSGFALDDLASLSIGPSTPASGQSTPQPPSQPPATSKAAGKQTALDLLGDWDDTPSQPISLGMSSTPAPSSKPAAQPTPAQPTPPASNDPFAGLDLLK